The genomic interval GCCGAGCTGCTTGGCCAGTATGGCCGAGATGATGTTCGACGTCTCCTCGGGCCGCACGGCGATGAACAGATCCGCCTTGCGTACCGAGGCTTTCTTCAGTACCGAGAACGTCGTGCAGTCTCCCTCGATGACGATTACGTCGGCCATGCCGGCGATCGACTCGAGCCGCTTGGGGTCGTCGTCCACGACCGTGATGTCGTGATATTCCCCGCTCAGCATCTTGGCCAGATGGCTGCCCACCTCGCCCGCTCCGGCAATTACGATTTTCATGTCTTGTACGTTAGTTTTCGTTTTCGGAAACCGGCATGCGCTCCCTCTCCCATGCAGGCGATCCGGACCGGAAGATCGGGCCGCTCGCTCGCCGCGCGGTCCGGCGACGCGCCTTGTATCCGCCACGCGGCAAGCCGGCTTTCCGCGCCGATGTCGGAACTTCCCGCGCAGGCAGGCCGTTTTGCCGTTTTTTTCTCAAAAACCGAACCCGACTTGCGGTTCCGCTCGTCGTATCCGGCCGCTTGTTCGGCCGGACGAGGATTCGACGGCGCGCGGTTCGGCACGGCCGTTTCGGGCAACTGCAGCCCGGGTCGCTTCCCTTCGGCGCTTATGCTGCCGGAGCCGGGCTTGCGGTTCCGTTTCCCGGCGATCGGGACGGCGGAATCGTTCGCTACGGCGGCATAGGCGCAGAGTACGCACAACGCGGTGGCCGGCGGAACCGCCCGGGCGAGTTTTGTCGTCTTTTCCATTTTGTGACCGTAACGGAGTGAAAATCCGATTCACAAATATAAGATAAAATCTCTTTTCGTGACCGCCGGCGGAATATCGTTGGCTTTACCGGAATTTTGTACGAAATTTGCGAAAAACCTTTGTAAACCGCAAATCGACCATGTCATCGGGCTGGCTCATATTTCTGATCGCCGTCGGGGTCGTCGCCTTTTTCGTTGTAGGGATGTCTCTGACGATTATTTTCAAGGGACATTACATGGAGTCCGAGATCGGCGAGAACCGGCACATGAAAGCGCGCGGCATCCGTTGCGCTTCGCAGCAACTGCGCGAGGAGGAGGCCGCGTTGCGCGGCGATTCCTCGGCGGACGACGGGGCGTGCTCCGGCGGAAGCTGCTTGTCCTGCACGGCCGCTTCCTGCGACGGGCCCGAGCGAGGCGCCTCCCGGTAGGGCGTCTCCCTGCCCGGTCAGGCAACCGTTTTGCTCCGTCGGTCGTTTCCCTGTCTTTTCGTCGGATATTTCTTGAGGGGGCGGCAAGTCCCTGCCCGGTCGTTTCCGTATTTGCGCCGGCATCCGTTTTTTATGAAGCTTGCAGGCCGGGTCGTCGGATGCGGAGCGCGGACCGAGTCGTCGCAACGTTCGGAAAGCTACGAAGACATCCCCGCTGACCAGACTCGGGGCAGGCTTTTGAAGACAAAGCGCCGAGGCCGCAGGCCGGACCGGGTGTTCCGGCGGGAAGCGCCGGGGGCTGCGGGCCGGGACCGCCTTTTATCGTCGCGTTGTGGCCGGGGCCGTTCCTGCGTCCGGATCTTTGTTCCGGAAAGAGGATTTTTGAAGGATTTTTACTACTATTGTACTTTCCTAAATACCCGGCTTCTATGAAGATTTCCGTTGTCGTCAATACGTTCAATTCGGAGCGTTTTCTGGATCGGTGCCTGAGCTCGGTCGACGGTTTCGACGAGATCGTGCTATGCGATATGCACAGCACCGATTCCACAATCTCGATCGCCGAACGTCACGGTTGCCGGATCGTCTATCACGAGCGGACCGGCTTTGTCGAGCCGGCGCGCAACTATGCGATTTCGCAGGCCGCCAACGAGTGGGTGCTCGTGCTCGATTCGGACGAGGTGATCCCCGCCGCGCTGAAAGACTATCTCTATCGCTTTGCCGAGACGGCCGAGGCCCGGGGATACGCGGCGCTCAAAATGGCGCGGAAGAACTACTTCATGGGCCGTTTCATGCACGGCGACTACCCCGACTATATCATCCGTCTGATCCGCCGTTCGAAGACTTTCTGGCCCGAACGGATTCATGCCCGTCCGGTCATCGAGGGCCGTGTCTTCACGATTCCCGCCCGTCGCCGTGAGCTGGCTATGGAGCACCTGGCCAACGAAAGCGTCGCCGCGCGGATCGCCAAGACGAATCAGTATACCGACAAGGAGATGATTCGCCGTGAGGGGCAGGATTTCTCGGTCGGCTCGGCCTGGCTCAAGTGCACATGGCGCTTCGTGCGCTTTTACATGGTCAAAGGCGGTTTCCGCGATGGCAAGGCAGGATTCGCCTATGCCGTGCTGAACGCATTCTATAAGTTCGCCACGGTCGCCAAGCTGTGGGAAAGGAAAGCCGGATAGGAATGGGCCGGTTCCCGTATGTCTTTACAGGAGTTTCTGCGCTTTGCCATGATGATACGAAGGACCGGGTTTCCCGATTTCGTCGAATCGTACGATCCGGTTCGGACGGCGCGGTGAAGGGATTTGCCGATACGGTCCGGGGTGCGGATGACAGCGATTTCCTAAAACGGGGGTGGGTATTCCGGTTTGCCTTCCCGATAGGAAGGCGTTTATTTCGTTTTCATTCGTTGTCCGCTACCTGTTGTAGTCCGTTTCGTTTTGGTTTCGGCGCCTGTCCGGTCGTTCGCATGGTTGCGGCTATTGTAACCGGAACCTGTCTTGCGGGGAACGGATTTCAGCAATTCCGGTTTTTCCCGTTCCAAATATTCGATGAAATAATCCTCGCGTGTTCCCCTCTTGTTCGGTTTTGGCTCGGCCAGATAATTCTCATATAAATCGGGATATTTCTCCAGCAGATCGTACAGGCAACCGCTGTCGAGAAGCCTGAATTCGCCGGTTTGCAGATTCCAGTAGCAACAATAGGGCTTTGCCAACCCGGAGGCCATCATACTGGCGAGAAAACCTCCGAAAAATCCGCCTCCGATACCTCCCTCTATTCCTACGTACAGCATGTGATTAGCCGGCCATGTCCAAAAAAATATCCGATCGCCGAATCGCTCGACCCGTCGGAACCGATTGCTCGGTTTTCCTATGCTTGTCGTCGAAAGATTAGCGTATAAGGAGTCTTCGAAGACAAGAAGATGGAGCTCGTTCGTTTTCAGTTTGTCGCGCAGTTCGTTGTCGGATAAGCCGGTTTTGTTTATGGAAACGAACAGTTGTCGTATCTTCGGGCTCGACCGGGGAAGCGTGTCGAAGCGTCCGTTCAGATAATCGTCGGCCGTGGCGAAGAACCGGACGGACTGCGCGTCGGCGGTCCGGCATGCCGTAAGGCAAAGTATCAGTACGATGAGCTTTTTCATAACGTTTCGTGTGGTATGTCGCTTCTGCGATTTCCGCTTCGGAAGCCCGTCCCCCTCGATTGTCGGTCCGTTCGCTCGACCGTTCGGGGAGCCTTTGCGCACGGGTGGCCGGCTCGTCCTCGTCAGATGCTTGGAAGCAATAATGGCTGTGGGCGGAATACGGCATGCCGAGGCAGGGGTTATTTGATCTCAGTCCCTTTTCCGAAAAGACTGTTTCTCGAAAAGATCGCCCGGGCTTCGGTTGCCGGACGAAAATCAAGGCCGTCCGCTCGTCCGTCCGAGATAGGCGTCGAAATAACCGTCGAGCGTTTCTTTCCTGTTCGGCTCCGGTTCGGCCAGGTAGTTCTCGTATAGGTCGGGATATTCCTCCAGCAGGTCGTACAGGCAGCCGCTGTCGAGCGCCCGGACTTCGCCGGTCCGCAGGTCCATATGGAACCAGTAAGGCAAATTCTCGTCCGGCAGTTCGTTCGACGCCGTGCCGTTTTCGGCGCGAATCGTCTCTTCGGGCAGCTTGGCCAAGTAGCTGGGTATCAACCGGCAGAATATCCTGTCGCCGATACGCTGTCCCGGAGCATAGCCCGAGCCGCGGGCCGGAAAGCGGCGACAGTTGACATAGAGCGAGTCGTTCCGTTCGATGAGTAACGTTTTGTTTTTCAGTTTGGCGATCAGGTCGAAGTCCTCGGTCACCGGTACGGGCCAGAGCAAAAGGCTCCGCACGTCGCGCGTATGCAGACTTTCGAACGGTTCGAAGCGAATGTCCGGAGCGATCTCGCCGCGCTTACACAGATAGTCTTCGGCCGTCGCATAAATGACCGAAAAATCGGTCATGGAGGGAATTGAGTCTTCCGTATGGCCGGCCGTTGCGATCGGCCGCTCAGGTATCGGAAGTTCCGGCTCGCCCCGGAGCTTCCGATACCTGTAAAGGTTCAGATAATCGTCTATCGTCGCACGGGATTCGGGCTCCTGCAGGCTCAGATAGCTTTTCAGCAGGTCCGGATAGCCGCCGATAATTCGGGTCATGACCTCGCGGTCGATCAGTTCTACTTTTCCGGTTTGCAGGTCCAAGCAAAAGTAGGGTACTTTATCCCGCTGTCTGTCGTAAGAGGCTGCGGCTCCTGCCAAGCCGAACATGGCCCAGTTGAAACCGACCGTAATTTTCTGTTCATTAGAAAAATTCCGAAATAATATGTATTCGCCAACCCGTTCTGCCGGAATACATTCAAAGGGACTGCTTCGAATTATCTTGTCATTCAAATAGGTCAGGCTCACGTAGAGCGTATCGCCGACGACGGCGAACACCGTTTCCTTGAGCGTTTTTTTCGTTTCCCGGTCCGTGCAGGCGAGCTTGTATCCGAAGCGTCCGAATACGGCTTCGTCGACGGGCGGTTTCAGATACAGGTCGGGCACGGTTTCGTACCGGTCGTTCCGGTAGTCGTCCAGGCTTCGGTAGATTTTGCCGCCTTGCGCCGCACTGCGTTGGGCGAGGCACAGCAACGCGAGCAGAAGAAGCAGATGTTTCATGATGCGGTATTTTAGGTTTCGGGTTCGTGTTTTCGGATGCCGTCAGGCAGGGACGGGTGCGGCCCGCCGGGACCGGACCCTCCGTCCGAGTCGGACGGCTCGATCTCTCCGGGTGCTTTGTCGCGTATCGGTACAGCGGCAGGATTTCCCCGTCGTTTCGGAAGCTTTCCGCCCGCTGCGTGCGGTCGGGACCGCCGTACTCCGTTCCGCGACTCTTCCGGGGGCGGGCGACCGGTCCGCCCCCGGAACGCAATTCGGACTGCGGAGCCGCTGCGAACCGGGTCCGGACTCGAGAGTCGGGATAACGGAAAGTATGGATGTCCGGGTCATAGGGGACGGGTAATGAATATGCGTTGGGGTCGATTCGGTTCCATAAATATATGTCTTTTAATCGACTGGTGCAATGAACCGGCAAAAAAATTCCGCTTGGCGCGGGCCGCCTGTCTTTTGGTCGGTTCGGCAAGACGGGAATCCCGTCCGGCGGTCGCCCGCTCCGGACTTCGGGGCCGGAGCTTCCGGTCGTGTCACGTTGGGATTCAAAATTTTTATGTTGCAGTATGATTCGGGTGGAGAATACGTTCCCTGAGAACGCTCTCGGACGACGGAATCGGTTGTATGGGAGGAAAACCGGCTGACGTGTCGGTCTCCGGGAGCGCGATCGGCGGGAATCCGGAGAGACCGTTTCCTCCGCCGGAAACGAAACCGGGGCGCGTCGTTTTCGGACGCGCCCCGGCAGGAATAAAATCGTCGTTCGGACTACTTCTCCTCGACCGTATCCGAGTAGTCCATCGCGGCGTAGCGCTTGTAAGTCTCGTAGCGCCACTGCGCGTTCTTTTCCGAAGCGGCGAACAGCTCTTTGGCCTCGTCGGGGAACGACTTGAGCAGGGAAGTGTAGCGTACTTCGCTGTGGATGAACTGCTGGAACTTGCTCCAGTCGGGCTCTTTCGAGTCGAGCGAGAACGGATTCTTGCCCTGAGCCTCCAGTGCCGGATTGAAGCGCCACAAGTGCCAGTAACCGCATTCGACGGCTTCCTTCTCGGTCAGCTGGGATTTGCCCATGCCGCCCTTGATGCCGTGATTGATACACGGAGCGTAGGCGATGA from Alistipes ihumii AP11 carries:
- a CDS encoding glycosyltransferase family 2 protein, giving the protein MKISVVVNTFNSERFLDRCLSSVDGFDEIVLCDMHSTDSTISIAERHGCRIVYHERTGFVEPARNYAISQAANEWVLVLDSDEVIPAALKDYLYRFAETAEARGYAALKMARKNYFMGRFMHGDYPDYIIRLIRRSKTFWPERIHARPVIEGRVFTIPARRRELAMEHLANESVAARIAKTNQYTDKEMIRREGQDFSVGSAWLKCTWRFVRFYMVKGGFRDGKAGFAYAVLNAFYKFATVAKLWERKAG
- a CDS encoding DUF6563 family protein translates to MKKLIVLILCLTACRTADAQSVRFFATADDYLNGRFDTLPRSSPKIRQLFVSINKTGLSDNELRDKLKTNELHLLVFEDSLYANLSTTSIGKPSNRFRRVERFGDRIFFWTWPANHMLYVGIEGGIGGGFFGGFLASMMASGLAKPYCCYWNLQTGEFRLLDSGCLYDLLEKYPDLYENYLAEPKPNKRGTREDYFIEYLEREKPELLKSVPRKTGSGYNSRNHANDRTGAETKTKRTTTGSGQRMKTK
- a CDS encoding DUF6563 family protein — protein: MKHLLLLLALLCLAQRSAAQGGKIYRSLDDYRNDRYETVPDLYLKPPVDEAVFGRFGYKLACTDRETKKTLKETVFAVVGDTLYVSLTYLNDKIIRSSPFECIPAERVGEYILFRNFSNEQKITVGFNWAMFGLAGAAASYDRQRDKVPYFCLDLQTGKVELIDREVMTRIIGGYPDLLKSYLSLQEPESRATIDDYLNLYRYRKLRGEPELPIPERPIATAGHTEDSIPSMTDFSVIYATAEDYLCKRGEIAPDIRFEPFESLHTRDVRSLLLWPVPVTEDFDLIAKLKNKTLLIERNDSLYVNCRRFPARGSGYAPGQRIGDRIFCRLIPSYLAKLPEETIRAENGTASNELPDENLPYWFHMDLRTGEVRALDSGCLYDLLEEYPDLYENYLAEPEPNRKETLDGYFDAYLGRTSGRP